One window of Staphylococcus chromogenes genomic DNA carries:
- a CDS encoding alpha/beta hydrolase, with amino-acid sequence MKKQTASKKVTKEYLSINQKRQGILIETRNTSNPVLLIIHGGPGFPLYPFMSAHQVDLTHHYTVVYWDQPGTGMSGVHTEETIQALVDDAYQLIQHLRTKFNQSKVYLMCHSFGTIVGTHLAHQHPQYIATYIGIGQLGHVLKNEHRILNQIKMFVRQEGDHGGLQLLEKVHLDYDFHKNKYYQLLREWYTARYKVGFSSRGYGLFKMIQVILKTPHYSWLERLNILRSGLMGAPRLSKEMTRTNLLDIAQEIWVPMIIMQGVHDLQTTLEESRIFFEKIGSRYKRYYYFQDAAHAPFIDETEKFLFIMKEIVAPHAT; translated from the coding sequence ATGAAAAAACAAACTGCGTCTAAAAAAGTAACAAAAGAATATTTATCAATCAATCAAAAGCGACAAGGTATCCTTATTGAAACAAGGAATACATCAAACCCTGTGTTGCTAATTATTCATGGGGGCCCTGGATTTCCGTTGTATCCTTTTATGAGTGCCCATCAAGTGGATTTGACGCACCATTATACGGTCGTTTATTGGGATCAACCGGGTACAGGTATGTCAGGCGTGCATACAGAAGAGACCATACAAGCACTCGTGGACGATGCGTATCAATTAATTCAACATTTACGCACTAAATTTAATCAATCGAAAGTCTATCTCATGTGCCATTCGTTTGGCACCATTGTGGGTACGCATTTGGCGCACCAACATCCGCAGTATATTGCGACCTATATTGGGATTGGCCAACTCGGGCATGTGCTAAAAAATGAGCATCGTATTTTAAATCAAATTAAAATGTTTGTCCGCCAAGAAGGCGATCATGGCGGACTACAATTGTTAGAAAAAGTCCATTTGGATTATGATTTTCATAAAAATAAATATTACCAATTGTTGAGAGAATGGTATACCGCAAGATACAAAGTAGGGTTTTCGAGTCGAGGCTATGGGTTGTTTAAAATGATTCAAGTCATTTTAAAAACGCCGCATTATTCATGGTTAGAGCGTTTGAATATTTTGCGGAGTGGTCTAATGGGGGCACCACGCCTCTCTAAAGAAATGACACGTACGAATTTGCTCGATATTGCCCAGGAAATATGGGTACCAATGATTATTATGCAAGGGGTGCATGACCTACAAACGACATTAGAAGAGAGTCGCATATTTTTTGAAAAGATTGGTTCACGCTATAAACGTTACTATTACTTTCAAGATGCTGCACATGCGCCTTTTATAGATGAAACAGAGAAATTTTTATTTATTATGAAAGAAATTGTTGCCCCTCACGCAACGTGA
- a CDS encoding aminoacyltransferase produces the protein MQFVTLTTEEFDTFTRNHFSHYTQSVPHLKFRQQQGVAHLVGVKDEAQNVIAACLLTEARSLKFFKYFYTQRGPVMDFNNTSLVKFFFEQLTAYLKRHRCLYVLTDPYLIENVRNAKGEIIEARDNTAMKQVMASLGYVHQGYSVGYSATSQIRWHSVLDLKDKTEDQLLKEMNYQTRRNIKKTYEMGVKVKTLPYEETDRFFKLFRMAEEKHGFKFRDLPYFEQLQRIYGEHIMLKLAYIDLEQLKQTYQQRLNVLREQMAQVEATLAENSNSKKTKTKHQQLLQQITSQEKKLKETTERIQSEGTALDLAAAVYIYNDHEVYYLSSGSNPRYNAYMGAYRLQWQMIQFAKQHDIDCYNFYGITGDFTENAEDEGVQRFKEGFNAHVNEYIGDFIKPIKPFWYRFYQRLQQK, from the coding sequence ATGCAATTTGTCACATTAACGACTGAAGAATTTGATACATTTACAAGAAATCATTTTTCACACTATACACAATCCGTCCCGCATTTGAAATTTCGCCAACAACAAGGGGTTGCGCATCTCGTGGGGGTTAAAGATGAGGCGCAAAATGTCATCGCAGCATGTCTATTAACAGAAGCGCGCAGTTTGAAATTTTTTAAATATTTTTATACACAACGCGGACCGGTCATGGACTTTAACAACACGTCACTCGTTAAATTTTTCTTTGAGCAATTGACCGCCTATTTAAAACGGCATCGTTGTCTTTATGTTTTAACAGATCCTTATTTAATAGAAAATGTGCGCAATGCGAAAGGGGAGATCATCGAAGCACGTGATAACACAGCAATGAAACAGGTCATGGCTTCATTAGGTTACGTACATCAAGGCTATTCCGTAGGTTACTCTGCCACGAGCCAAATTCGTTGGCATTCAGTGTTAGATTTGAAAGATAAAACAGAAGATCAATTGTTGAAAGAAATGAATTATCAAACCCGACGTAATATTAAAAAAACATATGAAATGGGTGTCAAAGTCAAAACGTTACCTTATGAAGAAACGGACCGCTTTTTCAAACTGTTTCGCATGGCAGAAGAAAAACACGGATTTAAGTTCCGTGATTTACCGTACTTTGAGCAATTGCAACGCATCTATGGAGAGCACATCATGTTAAAGTTGGCGTACATCGACCTTGAACAACTAAAGCAGACGTATCAACAACGGTTGAATGTATTGAGGGAGCAAATGGCACAGGTGGAGGCCACACTCGCTGAAAACAGCAACTCTAAAAAGACGAAAACGAAGCACCAGCAACTGTTACAACAAATCACTAGCCAAGAGAAAAAACTGAAAGAAACGACCGAGCGCATACAATCGGAGGGCACGGCCCTAGACTTAGCAGCCGCGGTCTATATTTACAATGACCATGAAGTCTATTACTTATCGAGTGGCTCTAACCCTCGTTATAACGCTTATATGGGGGCTTATCGTTTACAATGGCAAATGATTCAATTTGCCAAACAACATGACATTGATTGTTATAATTTTTATGGCATTACCGGAGATTTCACTGAGAATGCAGAAGATGAAGGTGTGCAACGATTTAAAGAAGGATTTAACGCACATGTCAATGAGTATATTGGAGATTTTATAAAACCGATTAAACCGTTTTGGTATCGTTTTTACCAACGGCTCCAACAAAAATAG
- a CDS encoding MerR family transcriptional regulator: MKYYTTGELAKSYGISTRTLQYYDEKQILKPATHKDSQYRAYTEVEAQKLKAILILKKLGFKLKDIRKIVEETQALNTVKLLLDDNIAQFEKELHQKEAQLKEMKAMNKMIHHDSHSPLTTLNDIDRILKSNRDVPFLTYKTLAIASVTTVMELFAHYQSVKRKKIWPSVTGVSGSLLAAAYITQNYYRHVRYMCPQCHHVFQPPFKEWLFASHTPRTRKLCCPNCHFEGYCVEVACDEISEEKERDTSITK, encoded by the coding sequence ATGAAATATTATACGACCGGGGAACTCGCAAAATCATATGGGATCTCTACAAGGACGTTACAGTATTATGATGAAAAGCAAATTCTGAAACCCGCTACGCATAAGGACAGTCAATATCGCGCATATACAGAGGTAGAGGCGCAAAAGTTAAAAGCGATTTTGATTTTAAAAAAATTAGGATTTAAACTGAAGGACATCCGTAAAATAGTCGAAGAAACACAAGCCTTAAACACAGTCAAATTATTGCTCGATGACAATATCGCTCAGTTTGAAAAAGAGTTACATCAAAAAGAGGCACAATTAAAGGAGATGAAAGCCATGAATAAAATGATTCATCATGATAGTCACTCTCCTCTCACAACGTTGAACGATATTGATCGTATATTAAAATCGAACCGAGACGTTCCATTTTTAACTTACAAAACATTGGCCATCGCCTCAGTTACGACCGTAATGGAACTCTTTGCGCATTATCAAAGCGTGAAACGTAAAAAGATATGGCCCTCTGTCACAGGTGTGAGTGGAAGCCTTCTTGCTGCGGCCTATATTACTCAAAACTACTATCGTCACGTACGTTATATGTGTCCACAGTGTCACCATGTATTTCAACCCCCATTTAAAGAATGGTTATTTGCATCACATACACCGCGCACACGCAAATTGTGCTGTCCGAATTGTCACTTTGAAGGATACTGTGTCGAAGTGGCATGTGATGAAATCAGTGAAGAAAAAGAACGTGATACGTCAATAACGAAATAA
- the dhaM gene encoding dihydroxyacetone kinase phosphoryl donor subunit DhaM, giving the protein MTSLVIVSHSEKIAEGTKELLGQMSPNVDVIAVGGADGEIGTSFDEISEVLNQLENDALCFFDIGSAEMNLDMAIEMYTGQHRIEKVTAPLVEGSFLASVSLSTNGDFDQAIEAVREEFDK; this is encoded by the coding sequence ATGACAAGCCTTGTGATTGTTAGCCATAGTGAAAAAATTGCAGAAGGCACAAAGGAATTATTGGGTCAAATGTCTCCAAATGTTGATGTGATTGCAGTCGGTGGTGCAGACGGCGAAATTGGCACGTCCTTTGATGAAATTTCTGAAGTGTTGAATCAACTTGAAAATGATGCCCTTTGCTTTTTTGATATCGGGTCTGCCGAAATGAATCTCGATATGGCGATTGAGATGTATACGGGTCAACATAGAATTGAAAAAGTGACCGCACCTCTCGTTGAAGGAAGTTTCCTTGCGAGTGTTTCGCTCTCAACAAATGGTGATTTTGATCAAGCCATTGAAGCGGTAAGAGAAGAATTTGATAAATAA
- the dhaL gene encoding dihydroxyacetone kinase subunit DhaL encodes MDAQTLKTRLLDLAATFAQEEDHLTALDRAIGDGDHGVNMLRGFDALKDKIDDQSVESILKSTGMTLMSNIGGASGPLYGFSFVKMAQVAKDEIDHDGLVALLTAFEEAIATRGKVSGGEKTMYDVIHRAKEAVEQGETVSLEKLQSFADDTKELVATKGRAAYFKEDSKGHVDPGAQSSVYILNALIGED; translated from the coding sequence ATGGATGCACAAACTTTAAAAACACGTTTATTAGACTTAGCGGCAACATTTGCGCAAGAAGAAGACCATTTGACTGCACTCGATCGTGCGATTGGAGATGGTGACCATGGTGTGAATATGTTGCGCGGTTTTGATGCATTAAAAGATAAAATCGATGATCAATCGGTAGAAAGTATTTTAAAATCGACAGGCATGACATTAATGTCCAATATTGGTGGCGCGTCAGGTCCGCTTTATGGATTCAGTTTTGTAAAAATGGCACAAGTGGCGAAAGATGAGATTGACCATGATGGATTAGTCGCTTTATTAACTGCATTTGAAGAAGCCATCGCCACACGTGGAAAAGTTTCAGGTGGCGAAAAAACAATGTACGATGTCATTCATCGTGCGAAAGAAGCTGTCGAACAAGGGGAAACCGTCTCATTAGAAAAGCTTCAAAGTTTTGCGGATGATACGAAAGAGTTAGTTGCTACCAAAGGGCGTGCCGCTTATTTTAAAGAAGATTCAAAAGGGCACGTAGATCCGGGTGCGCAAAGCAGTGTGTACATTTTAAATGCATTGATTGGAGAGGATTAA
- a CDS encoding NAD-dependent succinate-semialdehyde dehydrogenase — protein MTELKVLNPSTEEVVETLDYTSEADINAQIDRAEQAFQSWRKVDAHERSRLLWAWSALIKQHKDELARLITLEGGKPFKEAQGEVDYAVSYVDWYAEEAKRTYGRTIPANTPDKKIIIDKFPIGVVGAITPWNFPAAMITRKMAPALAAGCTIVCKPAVQTPLTTKRLVELAHEAGIPKDVISYIIASGKDAGRLFNEHPQIKKVTFTGSTPVGKKLIEQAAATVKNVTMELGGLAPIIVHEDADIELAVEQTVASKFRNAGQTCICANRIYVHEAIAEKYEQLLIEKVHALKVGDGFDEGVTVGPLINQDGVDKVLDHIKDAVAHGGQLSRTLDEVQLGGNFLKPVVITQANQEMKCMHEETFGPIAPVMRYSDLEEAIKMANDTEFGLAAYFFTNDYRTGLHLFNSIDYGVIGWNDGAPSAAHAPFGGMKESGYGREGAIEGIEPYLETKYLSVNLK, from the coding sequence ATGACTGAATTAAAAGTTTTAAATCCGTCTACTGAAGAAGTGGTCGAAACATTAGATTACACCTCAGAGGCCGACATCAATGCGCAAATTGATCGAGCTGAACAAGCGTTTCAATCTTGGCGCAAAGTGGACGCACATGAGCGTTCACGTTTATTATGGGCATGGTCTGCTTTAATTAAACAACATAAAGATGAATTAGCACGTCTCATTACATTAGAAGGGGGCAAACCTTTCAAAGAGGCACAAGGAGAAGTCGACTATGCGGTCTCATATGTAGATTGGTATGCCGAAGAGGCGAAGCGGACGTATGGCCGTACGATTCCGGCGAACACACCTGATAAAAAAATTATTATTGATAAATTTCCGATTGGGGTCGTCGGTGCGATTACGCCTTGGAATTTCCCAGCGGCGATGATTACACGTAAAATGGCACCGGCCTTAGCAGCGGGTTGTACGATTGTGTGTAAACCTGCTGTTCAAACGCCGCTCACGACAAAACGTCTCGTTGAACTTGCGCACGAAGCGGGTATTCCGAAAGACGTCATCAGTTATATTATCGCGAGTGGTAAAGATGCGGGACGCTTGTTTAATGAACACCCACAGATTAAAAAAGTGACGTTTACAGGTTCAACACCCGTCGGTAAAAAACTGATTGAACAAGCTGCCGCAACGGTTAAAAATGTTACGATGGAACTTGGCGGTTTGGCACCAATTATTGTGCATGAAGATGCGGATATTGAACTTGCTGTCGAACAAACGGTAGCGTCTAAATTTAGAAATGCGGGACAAACATGTATTTGCGCTAACCGTATCTATGTCCATGAAGCGATTGCGGAAAAATACGAGCAACTTTTAATTGAAAAAGTACATGCATTAAAAGTCGGTGATGGTTTTGATGAAGGCGTTACGGTTGGCCCATTAATCAATCAAGACGGTGTAGATAAAGTTCTCGATCACATTAAAGATGCGGTGGCACATGGCGGTCAGTTATCACGTACACTTGATGAAGTACAACTCGGAGGCAATTTCCTCAAACCTGTCGTCATTACACAAGCCAACCAAGAGATGAAATGTATGCATGAAGAAACATTTGGCCCGATTGCGCCAGTTATGCGTTATAGCGATTTGGAAGAAGCGATTAAGATGGCCAATGACACAGAGTTTGGACTCGCAGCTTATTTCTTTACAAATGATTATCGAACAGGCCTCCATTTGTTTAACAGTATCGACTACGGTGTGATTGGATGGAATGACGGCGCACCATCAGCTGCCCATGCCCCATTTGGCGGTATGAAAGAAAGTGGCTATGGACGTGAAGGTGCCATTGAAGGCATCGAACCGTACTTGGAAACGAAATATTTGTCTGTTAACCTTAAATAG
- the dhaK gene encoding dihydroxyacetone kinase subunit DhaK, with protein MKKLIQEKTHFLQDMLDGLKITHPELEIIADTVVVRQSKKQSGVALVSGGGSGHEPAHAGFVAEGMLDAAVCGEVFTSPTPDKVLEAIKAVDNGDGVLLIIKNYAGDVMNFEMAQEMAEMEGIQVEKVIVKDDIAIENVEQRRGVAGTIWVHKYAGYLADNGTSLKEIKEKVEAFLTGVRSIGMAITPPAVPTTGQYGFDIEDTEMEIGIGIHGEKGIERTAVEPIQSIATRLINQLETEVDATELIVMINGMGGTPLSELNIVTKYVAAVLEDKGKTVKRWFIGDYMTSLDMQGFSLTFAPYDKAIVEALNAPTTSHYFNN; from the coding sequence ATGAAAAAACTGATTCAAGAGAAAACACATTTTTTACAAGACATGCTCGACGGTTTAAAAATCACCCATCCCGAATTGGAGATCATTGCGGATACCGTTGTGGTACGTCAATCTAAAAAACAATCGGGAGTTGCGCTTGTTTCTGGTGGAGGAAGCGGCCATGAACCTGCACATGCGGGCTTTGTCGCAGAAGGGATGCTAGATGCAGCGGTTTGTGGAGAAGTATTTACATCGCCCACGCCAGATAAAGTATTAGAAGCGATTAAGGCAGTAGATAATGGTGACGGCGTATTACTCATCATTAAAAACTACGCCGGTGACGTAATGAATTTTGAAATGGCCCAAGAAATGGCTGAAATGGAAGGGATTCAAGTTGAAAAAGTCATTGTGAAAGATGACATTGCGATAGAAAATGTGGAACAACGTCGTGGTGTTGCAGGCACGATTTGGGTGCATAAATATGCTGGCTATTTAGCAGACAATGGCACAAGCTTAAAAGAGATTAAAGAAAAAGTAGAGGCCTTTTTAACAGGCGTTCGTTCCATAGGCATGGCAATAACGCCTCCAGCTGTGCCAACGACGGGACAATATGGTTTTGACATTGAAGATACTGAAATGGAAATTGGGATCGGCATTCACGGTGAAAAAGGGATTGAACGTACAGCTGTCGAACCGATTCAGTCTATTGCGACACGTCTCATTAATCAACTAGAAACTGAAGTTGATGCCACTGAACTGATAGTGATGATTAACGGTATGGGAGGCACACCTTTATCTGAGCTCAATATCGTCACAAAATACGTGGCAGCAGTGCTTGAAGACAAAGGTAAAACAGTGAAACGCTGGTTCATCGGTGATTACATGACGTCTTTAGATATGCAAGGATTTTCGCTCACATTTGCACCATATGACAAAGCGATTGTGGAAGCATTGAATGCACCGACAACGAGCCATTATTTTAACAATTAA
- a CDS encoding phosphoadenylyl-sulfate reductase, whose translation MPNQITYDTFQSDPFIDELGDDLTKGALPLLKWAYDTYQDDLVYSCSFGAESMVLVDFISQVKPDAQLVFLDTDLHFQETYDLIDRVKSRYPKLRIEMKKPDLTLKEQADQYQPALWRHDPNQCCYIRKIKPLEEVLNGATAWISGLRRAQSESRAHTNFINKDERFKSIKVCPLIYWTEDEVWDYIKSHDLPYNALHDQNYPSIGCIPCTSPVFEGQDSRAGRWQGSMKTECGLHTTQP comes from the coding sequence ATGCCAAATCAAATCACATATGATACTTTTCAATCCGATCCTTTTATCGATGAACTTGGCGACGATCTAACGAAAGGCGCGCTCCCTTTACTCAAATGGGCGTATGACACATATCAAGACGATCTCGTTTATTCTTGTAGCTTTGGGGCAGAAAGTATGGTCTTGGTTGATTTTATTTCACAAGTCAAACCCGATGCACAACTCGTTTTTTTAGATACGGATTTACACTTCCAAGAAACCTACGACCTCATCGACCGCGTGAAATCACGTTATCCCAAATTGCGCATTGAAATGAAAAAGCCTGATCTCACATTGAAAGAACAAGCCGATCAATATCAGCCTGCATTATGGCGTCATGACCCTAACCAATGTTGCTATATTCGTAAAATCAAACCCTTAGAAGAAGTTTTAAATGGCGCAACAGCATGGATATCTGGACTACGCCGTGCGCAATCCGAAAGCCGTGCACATACAAACTTCATTAATAAAGATGAACGCTTTAAATCCATCAAAGTTTGTCCGCTTATTTATTGGACTGAAGATGAAGTCTGGGACTACATTAAATCTCATGACCTTCCCTATAATGCACTACATGACCAAAATTATCCGAGCATCGGGTGCATTCCATGTACCTCTCCCGTTTTTGAAGGACAAGACTCACGTGCCGGACGTTGGCAAGGCTCTATGAAAACAGAGTGTGGCTTGCATACGACACAACCATAA
- a CDS encoding assimilatory sulfite reductase (NADPH) flavoprotein subunit — protein MYLKVTNSPFTDEQVAQLNSVLATLTTDQKIWLSGYLTYSSAERSPVDASQAAVVNSPETSHVSETSHVTEANQASSPQENRTLTLLYGSETGNAQSLADLFEERLKSLNFDITKKAMDEIKPKELKKLEDVLIVTSTQGEGDPPDNALELHEFLHSRKAPKLDGLRYSVLALGDVTYEYFCQTGKDFDAKLSELGATRLYDRVDCDVDYEEDAEKWIANVINALDNQTSSTASSQELVSETVQRESETKHSKVNPYQAEVLENISLNGRGSNKETRHIELSIEDMNESYEAGDCLVVLPQNAPQLVTQLIEALGWKGDTPTQINEEGDTLPLEEALTHHFEISKLTVPLIQNASAHFGNDDLSSLADDKAETKAYIEGRDFIDLLNDYVTTDLAPEDLYKVLRKLPPREYSISSSYELEPDEVHLTVGAVRYEAHGRERHGVCSIHFAERLQPGDTVPVYLKHNPNLKFPTDPEQKVIMIGPGTGVAPFRAHLQDREERDWKGHTWLFFGEQHFTTDFLYQTEWQSWLKDGYLEKMDVAFSRDTDEKVYVQHRIQENAETFNQWLEDGASIYICGDEKHMASDVHQAIVKVISDTRHISTEDAEDILKQMKKDKRYQRDVY, from the coding sequence TTGTATTTAAAAGTAACGAACAGCCCTTTTACAGATGAACAAGTCGCTCAACTGAATTCTGTATTAGCAACTTTAACGACAGATCAAAAGATTTGGTTGAGTGGCTACTTAACTTACTCAAGTGCCGAAAGAAGTCCTGTTGACGCCTCTCAAGCTGCAGTCGTCAACAGTCCTGAAACTTCGCACGTGTCTGAAACGTCTCACGTCACAGAAGCCAATCAAGCATCATCACCACAAGAAAACAGAACGTTAACACTGCTTTACGGTTCTGAAACAGGTAACGCACAAAGCCTTGCTGATTTATTTGAAGAACGTTTGAAATCACTCAACTTTGATATTACGAAAAAAGCGATGGATGAAATCAAACCGAAAGAACTCAAAAAGTTAGAAGATGTGCTCATCGTGACTTCTACCCAAGGGGAAGGAGATCCCCCTGATAATGCCTTAGAACTTCATGAATTTTTACATAGTCGCAAAGCCCCTAAACTTGACGGTTTACGCTATAGCGTCCTTGCCTTAGGGGATGTCACGTATGAATATTTTTGTCAAACAGGTAAAGACTTTGACGCCAAGTTAAGCGAACTCGGCGCCACACGTTTATACGACCGTGTCGATTGTGATGTCGATTACGAAGAAGATGCTGAAAAATGGATTGCGAATGTGATTAACGCGTTAGACAACCAAACAAGTAGCACAGCGTCTTCGCAAGAACTCGTGAGTGAAACTGTTCAAAGAGAAAGCGAAACCAAACATTCTAAAGTAAACCCTTATCAAGCTGAGGTGTTAGAAAACATCTCACTGAATGGCCGAGGCTCAAACAAAGAAACACGCCACATTGAGCTCTCTATTGAAGATATGAATGAAAGCTATGAAGCTGGGGATTGCTTAGTGGTTCTTCCACAAAATGCACCTCAGTTGGTGACACAACTCATTGAAGCACTCGGATGGAAAGGAGATACACCGACGCAAATTAATGAAGAAGGTGACACGCTTCCACTTGAAGAAGCTTTAACACACCATTTCGAAATTTCTAAATTGACCGTTCCCCTCATTCAAAATGCGTCCGCACATTTTGGTAACGATGACTTATCATCACTCGCAGATGATAAAGCGGAAACAAAAGCCTATATCGAAGGCCGAGATTTTATCGACTTGCTTAATGACTATGTGACAACAGATTTAGCACCTGAAGATTTATATAAAGTGTTACGCAAATTGCCACCACGTGAATATTCTATTTCAAGCAGTTACGAACTTGAACCTGACGAAGTGCACTTAACTGTCGGTGCGGTACGTTATGAGGCTCATGGCCGCGAACGTCACGGCGTATGTTCGATTCACTTCGCTGAAAGATTGCAACCGGGTGATACGGTCCCTGTGTATTTAAAACATAACCCGAACCTTAAATTCCCGACAGACCCTGAACAGAAAGTCATTATGATTGGTCCTGGTACGGGGGTAGCTCCTTTTAGAGCGCATTTACAAGACCGTGAAGAACGCGACTGGAAAGGTCACACATGGCTCTTTTTCGGAGAACAACATTTTACGACGGACTTCTTATATCAAACAGAATGGCAATCTTGGTTGAAAGACGGCTATTTAGAAAAAATGGATGTTGCCTTCTCACGTGATACGGATGAAAAAGTGTATGTGCAACATCGCATTCAAGAAAATGCTGAAACGTTCAATCAATGGTTAGAAGACGGTGCCTCTATTTATATTTGCGGAGATGAAAAACATATGGCAAGTGACGTACATCAAGCGATCGTCAAAGTCATTTCCGATACACGTCACATTTCAACCGAAGACGCTGAAGACATTTTAAAACAAATGAAAAAAGATAAACGTTACCAACGCGACGTTTATTAA
- a CDS encoding zinc ribbon domain-containing protein YjdM, with protein sequence MTTALPNCPSCGSEYTYEDGALYVCPMCAHEWTPESVAEEAAAAIIRDANGNELKDGDTVAVIRDLKVKGASSTIKQGTKVKNIKLVDPEDGHDIDCKIPGFGQIGLKSEVVKKIN encoded by the coding sequence ATGACAACAGCATTACCTAATTGCCCGAGTTGCGGATCAGAATATACTTACGAAGATGGAGCACTTTATGTTTGCCCGATGTGCGCACATGAATGGACACCAGAATCTGTCGCAGAGGAAGCCGCTGCTGCCATTATTCGTGATGCCAATGGAAATGAACTCAAAGATGGAGACACGGTCGCAGTGATTCGCGACTTGAAAGTAAAAGGAGCTTCAAGCACGATTAAACAAGGCACAAAAGTGAAGAATATTAAACTTGTTGACCCTGAAGATGGTCATGACATCGACTGTAAAATTCCAGGTTTCGGTCAAATCGGTTTAAAATCCGAAGTAGTCAAGAAAATCAACTAA